In Nostoc sp. CENA543, a single genomic region encodes these proteins:
- a CDS encoding AAA family ATPase has product MKLTSIKLCNFRSFYGKTPEMIISGGDVLNTTIIHGNNGAGKTSLLNAFTWVLYEKFSAAFASTEQLVNKRAIAEAQPGQAVECWVEINWEHEGKRYNVKRQCRGYKNKTDFALGKTELLMQVAGDDGRWYFPLQQPEEIIGQILPVSLHQYFFFDGERIEEIVRSDKKSEIAEATKIFLGVEVINRSIKHLGEAKKSLENELKAIGDSEIKQLLKEQAKLEQEIAQINTRQAEIKQEIEYQQTFKKETGNRLQELTAAKELQQKRQDLENQKKTNQDNWRQTKETLKKIISSRGYTVLLSDTTNQFRTIIHDLKQRGELTSGISREFITELLNSQRCICGAELHSGNHAHHHVSMWLDKAGSSSVEETAIRMSAQVEEIDKQAAAFWEEVDKEQARLNQLRQNISEIEHELDNIQERLRKDPNEEISNLQKRLDEIESKIDELNREQGANQQKITHLKAEIETLIKQIAKQKLNEDRQLLAQRRINATQDAIERLTEVRNRQEKQFRLQLEKRLQEIFAAISFTPYIPKISEKYELTLVENTSGTEAIVAASTGENQILSLSFIASIIDKVREWSAKRKILTIPDSSTFPIVMDSPFGSLDETYRRRIAQTLPQLANQLIVLVTKTQWRGEVEAEISERVGREYVLVYYSSKPDCEQDYIELTGERYPLVKQSPNEFEYTEVIEVTKDW; this is encoded by the coding sequence AAAAATTTAGTGCGGCGTTTGCTTCCACAGAACAGTTAGTGAATAAAAGAGCGATCGCAGAAGCTCAACCAGGACAAGCTGTAGAATGTTGGGTAGAAATTAACTGGGAACACGAAGGTAAACGCTATAACGTTAAACGCCAATGTCGCGGTTATAAAAATAAAACAGATTTTGCTCTAGGTAAAACCGAATTACTCATGCAAGTGGCTGGTGATGACGGTAGATGGTATTTTCCACTACAGCAACCAGAAGAAATTATCGGGCAGATTTTACCAGTCAGTTTACATCAATACTTCTTTTTCGACGGCGAACGCATAGAAGAAATTGTCCGTTCGGATAAAAAATCTGAAATTGCGGAAGCGACAAAAATTTTCTTGGGTGTAGAAGTCATCAACCGTTCTATTAAACATCTAGGAGAAGCCAAAAAAAGCTTAGAGAATGAATTAAAAGCCATTGGGGACTCCGAAATCAAACAACTTTTAAAAGAACAAGCCAAACTCGAACAAGAAATTGCCCAAATCAATACCCGTCAAGCAGAAATTAAGCAAGAAATAGAATATCAACAAACCTTTAAAAAAGAAACTGGTAATCGGTTACAAGAACTAACCGCCGCTAAAGAACTACAACAAAAACGGCAAGACTTAGAAAATCAAAAGAAAACCAATCAAGACAACTGGCGACAAACTAAAGAAACCTTGAAAAAAATTATTTCCTCACGGGGTTATACAGTTTTACTATCAGATACCACTAACCAGTTTCGGACTATTATCCATGATTTAAAACAACGAGGTGAATTAACTTCGGGAATTTCACGGGAATTTATCACAGAATTACTCAATTCGCAACGCTGTATTTGTGGTGCAGAATTGCATTCAGGTAATCACGCCCATCATCATGTGAGTATGTGGTTAGATAAAGCAGGTTCCTCGTCAGTAGAGGAAACCGCAATTCGGATGAGCGCGCAGGTAGAAGAAATAGATAAACAAGCCGCAGCCTTTTGGGAAGAAGTAGACAAAGAACAAGCCAGACTTAATCAACTACGCCAAAACATTTCAGAAATCGAACACGAATTAGATAATATTCAAGAACGCTTACGTAAAGATCCCAACGAAGAGATTAGCAACTTACAAAAACGCCTAGATGAGATTGAAAGTAAAATCGACGAACTAAATCGAGAACAAGGCGCGAATCAGCAAAAGATTACTCACCTTAAAGCCGAGATTGAGACTTTAATCAAACAAATTGCAAAACAAAAGCTCAACGAAGACAGACAATTATTAGCGCAAAGACGCATCAACGCTACCCAAGACGCTATCGAACGCTTAACGGAAGTGAGAAACCGCCAAGAAAAACAGTTTCGCCTGCAACTAGAAAAGCGATTGCAAGAAATATTTGCGGCTATTTCTTTTACGCCTTATATTCCTAAAATCAGTGAAAAATATGAACTCACCTTAGTAGAAAATACCTCCGGTACAGAAGCAATAGTTGCAGCCTCCACAGGAGAAAACCAAATTCTTAGTCTATCTTTTATCGCCAGTATTATTGATAAAGTCAGAGAGTGGAGTGCTAAACGGAAAATCCTCACCATACCTGATAGTAGTACCTTTCCCATCGTGATGGATTCTCCCTTTGGGAGTCTAGACGAAACCTATCGCCGTCGTATTGCCCAAACTTTACCGCAGTTAGCCAATCAATTAATCGTATTAGTGACTAAAACACAATGGCGAGGTGAGGTAGAAGCAGAAATTTCTGAAAGAGTGGGAAGAGAATATGTTTTAGTTTATTATTCCTCTAAACCAGACTGTGAACAAGATTATATAGAATTAACTGGAGAAAGATATCCTTTAGTTAAACAAAGTCCCAATGAGTTTGAATATACAGAAGTCATCGAAGTTACAAAAGATTGGTAA